Proteins co-encoded in one Pseudophryne corroboree isolate aPseCor3 chromosome 1, aPseCor3.hap2, whole genome shotgun sequence genomic window:
- the JUND gene encoding transcription factor JunD has protein sequence MEIPFYHDDVLNVPQAPSFYTSTVCNMMKKNLNLNLNDQVVANLKPLRDGDGILTSPDLGLLKLASPELERLIIQSNGLVTTTPTTSQFIYPKVASEEQEFAEGFVKALEDLHKQNQLGVPPSGVDLSSVPAGGSLQAPPPSDVPVYANLSSYPSGALGTTVNYSTDTVPYPPPPSGMSQQPAPPPPRLQTLKDEPQIVPEVANFGDSPPMSPINMDTQERIKAERKRLRNRIAASKCRKRKLERISRLEEKVKSLKNQNTELASTANLLREQVAQLKQKVMSHVNSGCQLLPQQVQAY, from the coding sequence ATGGAAATACCTTTCTACCATGATGATGTGTTGAATGTGCCTCAGGCTCCCAGCTTCTATACTTCCACCGTTTGCAACATGATGAAGAAAAACCTTAACCTCAACCTGAATGACCAGGTGGTGGCCAACCTGAAGCCCCTGCGTGACGGGGATGGCATTCTGACCTCTCCCGACCTTGGTTTGCTAAAGCTAGCTTCTCCGGAGCTGGAGAGACTTATCATCCAGTCCAATGGCCTGGTCACCACTACACCTACCACCAGTCAGTTCATTTACCCAAAGGTGGCCAGCGAAGAACAGGAGTTTGCAGAAGGATTTGTGAAAGCACTAGAGGACTTGCACAAGCAGAATCAACTTGGGGTACCTCCCAGTGGTGTGGATTTAAGTTCAGTGCCTGCTGGGGGCAGCCTGCAGGCACCCCCACCATCTGATGTTCCTGTTTATGCCAACCTCAGCAGCTACCCTAGTGGTGCATTGGGCACCACTGTAAActacagcactgatactgtgccaTACCCACCTCCACCATCCGGCATGTCCCAACAGCCTGCTCCCCCTCCGCCTAGACTTCAGACTCTCAAGGATGAGCCTCAGATAGTGCCAGAGGTGGCAAACTTTGGGGATAGTCCCCCAATGTCCCCAATAAATATGGACACACAAGAAAGAATAAAGGCTGAAAGAAAACGATTGAGAAACAGAATAGCAGCTTCCAAGTGCAGGAAGAGGAAATTGGAAAGAATTTCCAGACTGGAGGAAAAAGTTAAAAGCCTTAAGAATCAAAATACAGAGCTGGCATCTACTGCTAACCTGTTGAGGGAACAGGTGGCCCAGCTCAAGCAGAAGGTCATGAGTCATGTCAACAGTGGCTGCCAACTTCTGCCTCAACAAGTCCAAGCCTACTAA